From a single Planctellipticum variicoloris genomic region:
- the secA gene encoding preprotein translocase subunit SecA: MEFLEKIGVIFSTVLATIERFVTGLFGSSNERRVRQIGFVRDKKTGEARIVPGSPLDKINKLEPAYEQLSDDELRQTASRLRARLAKGETLDDLLPDAFAAVREAGKRYLKMRHYDVQMVGGYILHKGMIAEMVTGEGKTLVATLPTFLNALAGNVQVITVNDYLARRDMEWMGPTYMGLGLTVGAIQSNMPIDERKKAYDCDITYGTNNEFGFDYLRDNMKPTAESQVQGKLVYAVIDEIDNILIDEARTPLIISGLAHDDVTKYPKADRIARQLKPGEHFEIKEKEHTCHLTEAGVRHAEELVGVESFYTAGNMEWPHLLDNSLKAHWLYKRDVHYVVEPTGEIVIIDEHTGRKMDGRQWSDGLHQAVEAKEGVRIKEETQTLATITLQNFFKLYKKLSGMTGTAMTEANEFWKIYKLDVLAVPTNRPTQRINHPDAIYRTMNEKWDAVIQEVKEVHATGRPVLVGTVSIESSEYLSLKLKQHGIKHNVLNAKYHEREAEIIAQAGRHNAVTISTNMAGRGTDIILGGNPEYMAWDELKQIYATRLDVPKSVWDETTKRIATQEGMVAEGRKVAELGGLHVVGTERHDSRRIDLQLRGRAGRQGDPGSSRFFLSLEDDLMRKFAGDWVKDWLTALGMQEGERIESRMVSNRIEAAQKKVEERHFDMRKHLLEYDEVMDEQRKRVYGYRQGILEGSDCRSLILEMIDRQLERWTKHFLSANYRWETVAEWASQALGLDIEPRDVQNMTREQAEAHIAGQAERQADLAIQEQIDENLPEDVADDRERNWNAMARWVNARFALNTNDRELKKIGLEGLQVYLLDRAREALARIDYSPLDAFLAPDWNQRSLVGWVAQQYAIGLEPDVFNDMTPEQAATFIRARIDELYRHKEVEFPVSVGMTNFMAERAGAGERYDREGLIRWASGRFNTHLDPGEVESKPRNDIARMLFELSQKFLARGTAIEQLNGYLDKAYGASNGVGPGANGAKVEHPVDPQGLQNLINWANAEFQASLDATELEKSGRDAVAKAVRVGFERRFRPELYQTERSLILEILDTAWKDHLYYMDHLRAGIGLVGYAQKDPKVEYRREGMRAFEQMWDRIGGQVTSAIFRIEHQSPEFVGSLWRISAATHSAPAAIEAEPQQQTTSSGSGSTGPGEVQAVETIRNFGDKVGRNDPCPCGSGKKYKKCCGLNS, from the coding sequence ATGGAATTTCTCGAGAAGATCGGCGTCATTTTCAGCACCGTGCTGGCGACCATCGAACGGTTCGTCACCGGGCTGTTCGGCTCGTCCAACGAGCGCCGAGTCCGGCAGATCGGCTTTGTTCGCGATAAGAAAACGGGGGAGGCGCGAATCGTCCCCGGATCGCCGCTGGACAAAATCAACAAGCTCGAACCGGCGTACGAACAGCTCTCGGACGACGAGCTCCGTCAGACCGCCAGTCGGCTGCGCGCCCGGCTGGCGAAAGGGGAGACGCTCGACGACCTGCTGCCAGACGCCTTTGCCGCCGTCCGCGAAGCCGGCAAGCGTTATCTCAAGATGCGGCACTACGACGTGCAGATGGTCGGCGGCTACATCCTCCACAAGGGGATGATCGCCGAAATGGTCACCGGCGAAGGCAAGACCCTGGTCGCCACCCTTCCCACATTCCTCAACGCCCTCGCCGGCAACGTGCAGGTCATCACCGTCAACGACTACCTCGCCCGCCGCGACATGGAGTGGATGGGTCCGACCTACATGGGCCTGGGCCTGACGGTCGGCGCCATCCAGTCGAACATGCCGATCGACGAACGGAAGAAAGCCTACGACTGCGACATCACGTACGGCACTAACAACGAATTCGGCTTCGACTACCTCCGCGACAACATGAAGCCCACCGCCGAGTCGCAGGTGCAGGGGAAGCTCGTTTATGCGGTGATCGACGAAATCGACAACATCCTCATCGACGAGGCGCGGACGCCGCTGATCATCTCGGGCCTCGCCCACGACGACGTCACCAAGTACCCCAAGGCCGACCGGATCGCCCGGCAGCTCAAGCCGGGGGAGCACTTCGAGATCAAAGAGAAGGAGCACACCTGCCACCTGACGGAGGCGGGGGTGCGGCATGCCGAAGAACTGGTCGGGGTGGAGAGCTTCTACACCGCGGGCAACATGGAATGGCCCCACCTCCTCGACAACTCGCTGAAGGCCCACTGGCTCTACAAGCGCGACGTGCATTATGTCGTCGAGCCGACGGGCGAGATCGTCATCATCGACGAGCACACCGGCCGCAAGATGGACGGCCGGCAGTGGAGCGACGGGCTGCACCAGGCGGTCGAGGCGAAGGAAGGGGTCCGGATCAAGGAAGAGACGCAGACCCTGGCGACGATCACGCTGCAGAACTTCTTCAAGCTCTACAAGAAGCTCTCGGGCATGACCGGAACGGCTATGACCGAAGCCAACGAGTTCTGGAAGATCTACAAGCTCGACGTGCTGGCGGTTCCCACCAACCGGCCGACGCAGCGGATCAACCATCCCGACGCCATTTATCGCACGATGAATGAAAAGTGGGACGCGGTCATTCAGGAAGTCAAAGAAGTCCACGCCACCGGCCGCCCCGTGCTGGTCGGGACGGTCTCGATCGAAAGCTCCGAGTACCTCAGCCTGAAGCTGAAGCAGCACGGCATCAAGCACAACGTCCTCAACGCCAAATACCACGAGCGGGAGGCCGAGATCATCGCCCAGGCCGGCCGCCACAACGCCGTCACCATCTCCACCAACATGGCCGGCCGCGGCACCGACATCATCCTCGGCGGCAACCCCGAGTACATGGCCTGGGACGAGCTGAAGCAGATCTATGCGACGCGTCTCGATGTCCCGAAGTCGGTGTGGGACGAAACGACGAAGCGGATCGCCACGCAGGAAGGGATGGTCGCCGAGGGGCGCAAGGTCGCCGAGCTGGGCGGCCTGCACGTGGTCGGCACCGAGCGGCACGACAGCCGCCGGATCGACCTGCAGCTCCGCGGCCGCGCCGGTCGTCAGGGGGATCCTGGCTCGAGCCGGTTCTTCCTGTCGCTGGAAGACGATCTGATGCGGAAGTTTGCGGGGGACTGGGTCAAGGACTGGCTGACCGCTCTCGGCATGCAGGAAGGGGAGCGGATCGAGAGCCGGATGGTCAGCAACCGGATCGAGGCCGCGCAGAAAAAGGTCGAAGAGCGGCACTTCGACATGCGAAAGCATCTGCTCGAATACGACGAAGTCATGGACGAGCAGCGAAAGCGCGTTTACGGCTATCGTCAGGGGATTCTGGAGGGTTCGGACTGCCGTTCCCTGATTCTGGAGATGATCGACCGGCAGCTCGAACGCTGGACGAAGCACTTTCTGTCGGCGAATTACCGCTGGGAAACGGTGGCGGAGTGGGCGAGTCAGGCGCTGGGGCTCGACATCGAGCCGCGCGACGTCCAGAACATGACGCGCGAGCAGGCGGAGGCGCACATCGCCGGGCAGGCCGAGCGGCAGGCCGATCTGGCGATTCAGGAACAGATCGACGAGAACCTGCCCGAGGACGTCGCAGACGATCGCGAACGGAACTGGAACGCGATGGCCCGCTGGGTCAACGCGCGGTTCGCCCTCAACACCAACGATCGCGAGCTGAAGAAGATCGGTCTCGAAGGCCTGCAGGTCTATCTGCTGGACCGCGCCCGCGAGGCGCTGGCCCGGATCGACTACAGCCCGCTGGACGCCTTCCTGGCCCCCGACTGGAATCAGCGCTCGCTGGTCGGCTGGGTGGCGCAACAGTACGCGATCGGACTGGAACCCGATGTCTTTAACGACATGACTCCGGAACAGGCCGCGACGTTCATCCGTGCCCGGATCGACGAGCTGTACCGGCACAAGGAAGTCGAATTCCCCGTCTCGGTGGGGATGACGAACTTCATGGCGGAACGGGCCGGGGCCGGGGAGCGCTACGACCGGGAAGGCCTGATTCGCTGGGCGAGCGGGCGGTTCAACACGCATCTCGATCCCGGCGAGGTCGAGTCGAAACCTCGCAACGATATCGCCCGGATGCTGTTCGAACTGAGCCAGAAGTTTCTGGCGCGAGGGACGGCGATCGAGCAGCTTAACGGCTATCTCGACAAGGCCTACGGCGCATCGAACGGCGTTGGTCCCGGCGCGAACGGGGCGAAGGTGGAACACCCCGTCGATCCGCAGGGACTGCAGAACCTGATCAACTGGGCGAATGCCGAGTTCCAGGCCAGCCTGGACGCGACGGAACTGGAAAAATCCGGCCGGGATGCCGTGGCGAAGGCCGTCCGCGTCGGGTTCGAGCGACGGTTCCGGCCCGAGCTGTATCAGACCGAGCGGTCGCTGATCCTGGAGATCCTCGACACCGCCTGGAAAGACCACCTCTACTATATGGACCATCTGCGGGCCGGGATCGGCCTGGTGGGATATGCCCAGAAGGATCCGAAGGTCGAGTACCGTCGGGAAGGGATGCGGGCGTTCGAGCAGATGTGGGACCGGATCGGGGGTCAGGTGACCTCGGCGATCTTCCGGATCGAGCACCAGAGTCCGGAGTTCGTCGGTTCGTTGTGGCGGATCAGCGCCGCGACGCACTCCGCCCCGGCGGCGATTGAAGCGGAGCCGCAGCAGCAGACGACGTCGAGCGGGAGCGGCTCGACGGGTCCGGGCGAAGTGCAGGCGGTGGAGACGATCCGCAACTTCGGCGACAAGGTCGGGCGGAACGACCCCTGCCCGTGCGGCAGCGGGAAGAAGTATAAGAAGTGCTGCGGTTTGAACTCGTAG